From the Rhinolophus sinicus isolate RSC01 linkage group LG02, ASM3656204v1, whole genome shotgun sequence genome, one window contains:
- the MCRS1 gene encoding microspherule protein 1 isoform X2: MDKDSQGLLDSSLMASGTASRSEDEESLAGQKRASSQALGTIPKRRSSSRFIKRKKFDDELVESSLAKSSTRAKGASGVEPGRCSGSEPSSSEKKKVSKAPSTPVPPSPAPAPGLTKRVKKSKQPLQVTKDLGRWKPADDLLLINAVLQTNDLTAVHLGVKFSCRFTLREVQERWYALLYDPVISKLACQAMRQLHPEAIAAIQSKALFSKAEEQLLSKVGSTSQPTLETFQDLLHRHPAAFYLARTAKALQAHWQLMKQYYLLEDQTVQPLPKGDQVLNFSDAEDLIDDSKLKDMRDEVLEHELTVADRRQKREIRQLEQELHKWQVLVDSITGMSSPDFDNQTLAVLRGRMVRYLMRSREITLGRATKDNQIDVDLSLEGPAWKISRKQGVIKLKNNGDFFIANEGRRPIYIDGRPVLCGSKWRLSNNSVVEIASLRFVFLINQDLIALIRAEAAKIAPQ; this comes from the exons ATGGACAAAG ATTCTCAGGGGCTGCTAGATTCATCCCTGATGGCATCAGGCACTGCCAGCCGCTCAGAGGATGAGGAGTCGCTGGCAGGGCAGAAGCGGGCCTCCTCGCAGGCCTTGGGCACCATCCCTAAACGGAGAAGCTCCTCCAG GTTCATCAAGAGGAAGAAGTTTGATGATGAGTTGGTGGAGAGCAGCCTGGCTAAGTCCTCTACCCGGGCAAAGGGGGCCAGTGGGGTGGAACCAGGGCGCTGTTCTGGGAGTGAACCCTCCTCCAGTGAGAAGAAGAAG GTGTCCAAGGCCCCCAGCACTCCTGtgccacccagcccagccccagcgcCCGGACTCACCAAGCGTGTGAAGAAGAGCAAACAGCCACTTCAGGTGACCAAGGACCTGGGCCGCTGGAAGCCTGCGGATGACCTCCTGCTCATCAATGCTGTGTTGCAG ACCAATGACCTGACAGCTGTCCACCTGGGTGTGAAGTTCAGCTGCCGCTTCACCCTCCGAGAAGTCCAGGAGCGCTGGTACGCCCTGCTCTATGATCCTGTCATCTCTAA GCTAGCCTGCCAGGCCATGAGGCAGCTGCACCCAGAAGCCATTGCTGccatccagagcaaggccctgtTTAGCAAGGCTGAGGAACAGCTGCTGAGCAAAGTGGGATCG ACCAGCCAGCCCACCTTGGAGACCTTCCAGGACCTGTTACACAGACACCCCGCTGCCTTCTACCTGGCGCGCACTGCCAAGGCTCTGCAGGCCCACTGGCAGCTCATGAAGCAGTATTACCTTCTGGAGGACCAGACAG TGCAGCCGCTGCCCAAGGGGGACCAAGTGCTGAACTTCTCCGATGCAGAGGACCTGATTGATGACAGCAAGCTCAA AGACATGCGAGATGAGGTCCTGGAACATG AGCTGACAGTGGCTGACCGGCGCCAGAAGCGAGAGATCCGGCAGCTGGAACAGGAGCTGCATAAGTGGCAGGTGCTGGTAGACAGCATCACAG GCATGAGCTCTCCAGACTTCGACAACCAGACGCTGGCAGTGCTGCGGGGCCGCATGGTGCGGTACCTGATGCGCTCGCGAGAG ATCACCCTGGGCAGAGCCACCAAGGACAACCAGATTGACGTGGACCTGTCTCTGGAAGGGCCAGCCTGGAAAATCTCCCGAAAGCAAG GTGTCATCAAGCTGAAAAACAATGGTGATTTCTTCATTGCCAATGAGGGTCGGCGGCCCATCTATATCGATGGACGGCCTGTGCTGTGTGGCTCCAAATGGCGCCTCAGCAACAACTCCGTGGTGGAG ATTGCCAGCCTGCGATTCGTGTTCCTCATCAACCAGGACCTCATTGCCCTTATCCGAGCAGAGGCTGCCAAGATCGCGCCACAGTGA
- the MCRS1 gene encoding microspherule protein 1 isoform X1, producing MATPPSLTFPDEPEGVAQPLVRRPGIRGTSRKLALALRLLPSPRRNCWSWQRRNDSQGLLDSSLMASGTASRSEDEESLAGQKRASSQALGTIPKRRSSSRFIKRKKFDDELVESSLAKSSTRAKGASGVEPGRCSGSEPSSSEKKKVSKAPSTPVPPSPAPAPGLTKRVKKSKQPLQVTKDLGRWKPADDLLLINAVLQTNDLTAVHLGVKFSCRFTLREVQERWYALLYDPVISKLACQAMRQLHPEAIAAIQSKALFSKAEEQLLSKVGSTSQPTLETFQDLLHRHPAAFYLARTAKALQAHWQLMKQYYLLEDQTVQPLPKGDQVLNFSDAEDLIDDSKLKDMRDEVLEHELTVADRRQKREIRQLEQELHKWQVLVDSITGMSSPDFDNQTLAVLRGRMVRYLMRSREITLGRATKDNQIDVDLSLEGPAWKISRKQGVIKLKNNGDFFIANEGRRPIYIDGRPVLCGSKWRLSNNSVVEIASLRFVFLINQDLIALIRAEAAKIAPQ from the exons ATGGCCACGCCCCCGTCACTTACGTTTCCGGACGAACCGGAAGGGGTTGCGCAGCCACTAGTTCGTAGACCCGGAATTAGAGGTACCTCACGGAAGCTGGCTTTGGCCCTGCGGCTGCTGCCGTCGCCGCGGAGAAATTGTTGGAGCTGGCAGCGTAGGAATG ATTCTCAGGGGCTGCTAGATTCATCCCTGATGGCATCAGGCACTGCCAGCCGCTCAGAGGATGAGGAGTCGCTGGCAGGGCAGAAGCGGGCCTCCTCGCAGGCCTTGGGCACCATCCCTAAACGGAGAAGCTCCTCCAG GTTCATCAAGAGGAAGAAGTTTGATGATGAGTTGGTGGAGAGCAGCCTGGCTAAGTCCTCTACCCGGGCAAAGGGGGCCAGTGGGGTGGAACCAGGGCGCTGTTCTGGGAGTGAACCCTCCTCCAGTGAGAAGAAGAAG GTGTCCAAGGCCCCCAGCACTCCTGtgccacccagcccagccccagcgcCCGGACTCACCAAGCGTGTGAAGAAGAGCAAACAGCCACTTCAGGTGACCAAGGACCTGGGCCGCTGGAAGCCTGCGGATGACCTCCTGCTCATCAATGCTGTGTTGCAG ACCAATGACCTGACAGCTGTCCACCTGGGTGTGAAGTTCAGCTGCCGCTTCACCCTCCGAGAAGTCCAGGAGCGCTGGTACGCCCTGCTCTATGATCCTGTCATCTCTAA GCTAGCCTGCCAGGCCATGAGGCAGCTGCACCCAGAAGCCATTGCTGccatccagagcaaggccctgtTTAGCAAGGCTGAGGAACAGCTGCTGAGCAAAGTGGGATCG ACCAGCCAGCCCACCTTGGAGACCTTCCAGGACCTGTTACACAGACACCCCGCTGCCTTCTACCTGGCGCGCACTGCCAAGGCTCTGCAGGCCCACTGGCAGCTCATGAAGCAGTATTACCTTCTGGAGGACCAGACAG TGCAGCCGCTGCCCAAGGGGGACCAAGTGCTGAACTTCTCCGATGCAGAGGACCTGATTGATGACAGCAAGCTCAA AGACATGCGAGATGAGGTCCTGGAACATG AGCTGACAGTGGCTGACCGGCGCCAGAAGCGAGAGATCCGGCAGCTGGAACAGGAGCTGCATAAGTGGCAGGTGCTGGTAGACAGCATCACAG GCATGAGCTCTCCAGACTTCGACAACCAGACGCTGGCAGTGCTGCGGGGCCGCATGGTGCGGTACCTGATGCGCTCGCGAGAG ATCACCCTGGGCAGAGCCACCAAGGACAACCAGATTGACGTGGACCTGTCTCTGGAAGGGCCAGCCTGGAAAATCTCCCGAAAGCAAG GTGTCATCAAGCTGAAAAACAATGGTGATTTCTTCATTGCCAATGAGGGTCGGCGGCCCATCTATATCGATGGACGGCCTGTGCTGTGTGGCTCCAAATGGCGCCTCAGCAACAACTCCGTGGTGGAG ATTGCCAGCCTGCGATTCGTGTTCCTCATCAACCAGGACCTCATTGCCCTTATCCGAGCAGAGGCTGCCAAGATCGCGCCACAGTGA
- the MCRS1 gene encoding microspherule protein 1 isoform X3: protein MRQLHPEAIAAIQSKALFSKAEEQLLSKVGSTSQPTLETFQDLLHRHPAAFYLARTAKALQAHWQLMKQYYLLEDQTVQPLPKGDQVLNFSDAEDLIDDSKLKDMRDEVLEHELTVADRRQKREIRQLEQELHKWQVLVDSITGMSSPDFDNQTLAVLRGRMVRYLMRSREITLGRATKDNQIDVDLSLEGPAWKISRKQGVIKLKNNGDFFIANEGRRPIYIDGRPVLCGSKWRLSNNSVVEIASLRFVFLINQDLIALIRAEAAKIAPQ, encoded by the exons ATGAGGCAGCTGCACCCAGAAGCCATTGCTGccatccagagcaaggccctgtTTAGCAAGGCTGAGGAACAGCTGCTGAGCAAAGTGGGATCG ACCAGCCAGCCCACCTTGGAGACCTTCCAGGACCTGTTACACAGACACCCCGCTGCCTTCTACCTGGCGCGCACTGCCAAGGCTCTGCAGGCCCACTGGCAGCTCATGAAGCAGTATTACCTTCTGGAGGACCAGACAG TGCAGCCGCTGCCCAAGGGGGACCAAGTGCTGAACTTCTCCGATGCAGAGGACCTGATTGATGACAGCAAGCTCAA AGACATGCGAGATGAGGTCCTGGAACATG AGCTGACAGTGGCTGACCGGCGCCAGAAGCGAGAGATCCGGCAGCTGGAACAGGAGCTGCATAAGTGGCAGGTGCTGGTAGACAGCATCACAG GCATGAGCTCTCCAGACTTCGACAACCAGACGCTGGCAGTGCTGCGGGGCCGCATGGTGCGGTACCTGATGCGCTCGCGAGAG ATCACCCTGGGCAGAGCCACCAAGGACAACCAGATTGACGTGGACCTGTCTCTGGAAGGGCCAGCCTGGAAAATCTCCCGAAAGCAAG GTGTCATCAAGCTGAAAAACAATGGTGATTTCTTCATTGCCAATGAGGGTCGGCGGCCCATCTATATCGATGGACGGCCTGTGCTGTGTGGCTCCAAATGGCGCCTCAGCAACAACTCCGTGGTGGAG ATTGCCAGCCTGCGATTCGTGTTCCTCATCAACCAGGACCTCATTGCCCTTATCCGAGCAGAGGCTGCCAAGATCGCGCCACAGTGA